A DNA window from Brassica napus cultivar Da-Ae chromosome C1, Da-Ae, whole genome shotgun sequence contains the following coding sequences:
- the LOC106374219 gene encoding uncharacterized protein LOC106374219, with the protein MTKEYVMLMLLMMIVFAPFLPPLQFFGSSDGIILTGPDFTRKFHTVESNTADSVEIRVCDAIGVVYMAESLHPCENLILERDMLMMSTTTTRSFFVTKGTAQVVNKYICRPDVAVMRVPIHTDQLYGLITRGLLFYTSVFLLLRFFQLAIPESE; encoded by the exons ATGACGAAGGAGTATGTGATGCTCATGCTGCTGATGATGATAGTTTTTGCACCGTTTCTCCCACCATTACAGTTTTTCGGCAGTTCAGATGGAATTATTTTGACAGGTCCTGATTTCACCCGCAAATTCCACACCGTCGAATCTAATACCG CTGACTCTGTGGAAATCAGAGTGTGTGACGCAATTGGAGTGGTTTACATGGCTGAGTCACTCCACCCATGCGAAAATTTGATCTTGGAAAGAGACATGTTGATgatgtcaacaacaacaactagaTCCTTCTTTGTAACAAAAGGAACTGCACAAGTAGTAAACAAGTACATTTGTCGGCCAGATGTAGCAGTCATGCGTGTCCCTATTCATACTGACCAACTTTACGGATTAATCACCAGGGGTCTTCTCTTCTACACCTCCGTCTTCCTCCTCTTACGTTTCTTTCAGTTAGCAATTCCCGAGTCTGAATAA
- the LOC106375342 gene encoding nucleolar and coiled-body phosphoprotein 1-like, whose amino-acid sequence MVGGGNRRDEGSMPIQNTNLFAALDTRRKKKKSDKSKGRQDPAKEPEPQVFWAPTPLKAKAWADIDSDDEDDDYFATTAPPKALWSTSESSRSDAKEVPVEESESEEDILDEGDDDDDLEEEHETQVHPEAETEVKKAPEVPAPPKEPERQLSKKELKQKEQAEFDALLADFGVAPINGQGNSQDKQEKKEANGEGEKKENAARESKASKKKKKKNKQKEVKESQDEMKSNSDAPADEQGGEEEGSSSMDIKERLKKIASMKKKKSSKETDGGAKVAAQEAAARKAKLAAEKKKKEKNHYNQQPVR is encoded by the exons ATGGTCGGTGGTGGAAACAGGAGAGACGAAGGATCGATGCCGATTCAGAACACCAACTTGTTCGCGGCTTTGGATActcggaggaagaagaagaagtccgACAAGAGCAAAGGACGTCAAGATCCGGCGAAGGAGCCTGAGCCGCAGGTGTTCTGGGCGCCTACGCCTCTCAAGGCTAAGGCTTGGGCGGATATCGACAGCgacgatgaagatgatgacTATTTCGCTACCACTGCTCCTCCTAAAGCCTTGTGGAGTACCTCCGAATCGTCCCGTTCGGATGCGAAAGAGGTTCCCGTTGAG GAAAGTGAAAGTGAAGAGGACATTCTTGACGAaggcgatgatgatgatgatttggagGAAGAGCATGAGACGCAAGTTCATCCAGAAGCAGAGACTGAGGTGAAGAAGGCTCCTGAAGTTCCTGCACCACCCAAGGAACCAGAGAGGCAGCTTTCCAAGAAAGAGCTGAAACAGAAGGAACAAGCTGAGTTTGACGCTTTGTTAGCGGATTTTGGAGTTGCACCCATCAATGGTCAAGGAAACTCTCAAG ATAAGCAAGAGAAGAAGGAAGCCAATGGAGAgggagagaagaaggagaacgCAGCCAGAGAATCAAAGgcctcgaagaagaagaaaaagaagaacaaacagAAGGAAGTTAAAGAATCTCAGGATGAAATGAAGAGCAACTCAGATGCTCCTGCAGATGAGCAAGGGGGGGAGGAGGAGGGTTCTTCGTCCATGGATATCAAAGAACGGCTCAAGAAGATTGCatcaatgaagaagaagaaatcaagcAAAGAGACGGATGGTGGTGCAAAAGTTGCGGCACAAGAAGCAGCAGCGAGGAAGGCAAAGCTGGCTgcggaaaagaagaagaaagagaagaatcaCTACAATCAGCAGCCAGTGAGGTGA